The DNA window AGATAACATTAGAAATATCACAAGGTAGTTAAcatcgctatttttatttggaGAAATAAAAATACGTAGGCAATTTTAATTAAAGCAACGTATATTTATTGTTCTCATAAAtcaatacaaaatttaaattataactaTTACTAAATACTTACTAGTAGAACTTTTTCTAGTACACAATGTAAGACGTCACCAAAACATAATTTTACTATACataacattttgtaattttacttaaaaacttaaattaaaaacaaaaccaaTTCTTTTAAGGCCTGATTTTTCAACcaccaaataataatattaaacatgTATTTAACTGAGTAATTTTGTCATTTTAACAGTTTTTGTGGTCTGTCAAAATACCAAAATTTATACGTCACTAAGTTTATTTTGGCTATCGGAAAATTTGTCTTATCTACATCTTAATTGCTACTAcaaactttttctaaaaacaacaattttaactaataaaaaaattatatacctacatattctaACAAAGccataactacctacctacctcactTCAAGTAAATATTGTATCACATATTGTTTTgattaaaattatgattataatattatacgtagGCACTAATTATTGTTATCACTGACCCTCGAATGCCCGATTTTTCCAAAAATCGGTTAATTCCTTGAACTTATCACAACACTCTCTTTGCCTTCTTGGATTACATTTAATCATCGGACTACTCATAACAGAACTAAACTTCCGAACTAACGTAGTTACCGACTCCAAATGAGACTTATCACCTTCTAAAGTATCCATAGTGGAGTTAAACTGCTCTAAAGCTTCCTCAAAAGCTTCTTCTATATGTCTATCAATCTCACTTGAACAAGTTACTTCTTTCTGCGACGCTGTATCATCGAATGACAAATCCGTTGCTGATATACTACACTGAACTAAATCTGGATATATTCTCTTCTTAGAATTTCTCTTATTTCGTACAGTACTCGTAGCTATCGACATTTCGTCTAtagatttaaaaatatcatCTATTTTGTCACACAACTCTTCGATAGACGCAGCTGAAGTTAGTTGACCGTTGACGAAATAAAACTGTTTGGACGTATCGTTTCTCGAATCATCTCGAATGTTACTTATAAAATCTTCATATTCGATGGATGCTGACGATATTTTGGATATTTGACGTCCGACCTTCCTTCTTACCTTTTTGAAAAGGAATGACGAATCGAAAAAAGTGGTCCCGTTCAAGTCGAGCGTGCTGAAAACTGGCTTTAAAGTCGGTGTTTCTTCTTCAATATCGATCAAATCTATTGTTTTCCATTCTTCTTCGAGTTTTCTCCACTGGTCATTTTCGTAAAGAATAGTATCTGCGTCGAATATTGAACTCATGGTTAATTTACAATGTTTTTGTGAAACGTAACTCTTTCGGCAAAGGCAACCGGCTAACTGAAGATCACTGCAATATGTCACGTATTTAAATTAACCCACATCTTTCTTAATGAAGTTGTTTACTAGTGCGTTTTCAAAGCTGgttatttttctgtttttctaaataatgggttagtatatttaagtaattattataaccaGTAAACTAGGGATTTGTGCGTATTAACAATAAGTTATTAGAAGTACAATTttatgtagtaggtagttattatAATTGACTAATTGAAATATATTAGGGATAGATATTCGTAGCTCGTTAATAACTATAATTAGTGGCGTAATATTGTATTTTGATTTTAGAAATATCATAATCTAATCACTAACAAGTTATTTTTTGGGTTTTCGTATAGTTTGGATgaataattaaaagtaaaaattttattcagtaatacattttttttaatgtaagtaacCGCAAAtacacagttttcggatttattcctttacttgtgctataagaccggcctacctaccaaatttcgtgattctaggtcaaagaaaagtgccctataggttttcttgacagacaagacggacagacaga is part of the Maniola hyperantus chromosome 3, iAphHyp1.2, whole genome shotgun sequence genome and encodes:
- the LOC117996244 gene encoding uncharacterized protein, translating into MSSIFDADTILYENDQWRKLEEEWKTIDLIDIEEETPTLKPVFSTLDLNGTTFFDSSFLFKKVRRKVGRQISKISSASIEYEDFISNIRDDSRNDTSKQFYFVNGQLTSAASIEELCDKIDDIFKSIDEMSIATSTVRNKRNSKKRIYPDLVQCSISATDLSFDDTASQKEVTCSSEIDRHIEEAFEEALEQFNSTMDTLEGDKSHLESVTTLVRKFSSVMSSPMIKCNPRRQRECCDKFKELTDFWKNRAFEGQ